The DNA region GGCCCGTTTCATCTTCCTTGTTGTGGATCTGACGCGGCGACTGCTCGCCTGTCGCGGCAGGCTCGCAATGAACTCCTTCAGCGCATCGGAGGGCGGGTGGGCCGAGGGGTAGGCGAGGCCGACCTGGCGCGTCACGTCGACATCGATCGGGCGCACCGCGACATCCGGATTGCCGCGCGCCACGCCTTCGGGGACGATCGCAACGCCAACCCCGGCCGCGACCAGCGCCATCGCCCATTCCTCCGATTCAGCGATCGCCACCGGCTTGCGCGGCGGCGACGTGCGCTTGAAGAATTCCTGCTGCTCGCAATGGCAGCGATCGATCATCGGAACGCCCGCGAAGTCGGTGGTCCGCAGCGTCTCCTTCAGGGTCAGGGGATGCGACGGCGGCAATGCCGCGACGTAGCGCTCGCTCCAGAGCGGGATGAAGTGCTCGCCGGCGCCGATCATGGTCTTGGCGACGATCCGCGCATCGGCCTTCTCATTGGCGCCGACCAGCCGAAGCGCGAGATCGGCATTGGCCGTCAGCGGCTTCAGCAGCGCGATCGTCCGCGCCTGATCGAGCGTGCGCAACAGGCCGAGCGTCAGCGGCTGCCTTGTCGCGGGTTTGCGAAACAGGTTTCGCGCCGCGTCCGCCTCGTCGATGATCCTGCGGGCGATGCCGTGAAACTGCGCGGCGGACTCCGTCGGCGCCATGCCCTTCTTGTGCCGGATGAACAGTGTGGTGCCGAGCTCGGCCTCGAGATGGGTGATCGCCGCCGAGATCGACGGCTGCGAGATGAAGCAGCGCTTCGCCGCGGCGGTCAGGTTGCGCTCGCGGTAGACCGCGGCGAAATAGCGGAGTTCGCGGATATCCATAGATCTGTCCTATCGTACAGATAGATAGACAATATTTTACCTATGGAAACGCGGGTGGCAAGCCTGTGCTGAACTCAGCGGAGGACTGGTCATGCGCATCCACCATCTCAACACCGGCACCATGTGCCCGATCGGCAAGCGGCTCGTGAACGGCAGCGGCAGCATCTTCCAGCGGGCGCGGATGGTCTGTCACTGCCTGCTCGTCGAAAGCAACGACGGCCTCGTGCTGGTCGATACCGGCATCGGGCTCGACGACATCGGCGACCCGCCGCGGCTCGGGCGTAAATGGGTCCGGCAGACCACGCCGCGGCTCGATCCGGCCGAGACGGCGGTGCAGCAGGTCAAGGCGCTCGGCTTCTCGCCCGACGATGTGCGGCATCTGTTGCTGACGCATCTCGATCGCGACCATGCCGGCGGCGTGCCGGACTTTGCGAAGGCCAAGGTGCACGTTCATCGCAAGGAGTACGATATGGCGGTGACGCATCAGGTCGCGCCGCCCGAAGGCCGCTACATCACGGCGCAATGGAAACACGGGCCGGATTGGGCGTTCTACGGCGCCGGCGGCGAGGACTGGTTCGGCTTCAAGGGCGTGCGCGCGCTCGGCGACCGCGAGCCGGACATTCTGATGATCCCGCTGCCGGGCCACACGCTCGGCCATTGCGGCATCGCGGTACGCGACAAGGACAAATGGCTGCTGCACGCCGGCGATGCTTATTTCCACCACGCGCAGCTCGATGCCAGGCCGCGGATCCCGCTGGTGCTCGGCATGTTCCAGCGCCGGGCGGACATGGATCGCGCGACGCGCATTCAGAACCAGGAGCGGCTGCGCCAATTGAAGGCGGCGCATGGCTCTGATGTTACGATCGTCAACAGCCACGATCCCGTCGATTACGAGACCTGCCGCTGCGGCGGGCACGCGCTGGCTGCGAGCTAGCGCTTGTTGCGCGCCGCGGGCGGCGGGGCGGGAGCGGGCAGCGGCGGCGGCGCTTCCTGCTTGGCCGCGACCGGTTCGGTTTGCAATTTGCAGGACGAGGCCGCGAGCGAGGCCTGCGCCTGCGGCATCAGGCCGGGTTCCGGCGCCAGCGCTTTCAGCAGGATCAGGCCGGTCGAGGTCGGCGAGTCGATGATCAGCCGGTCGGCCGCCGTGACTTCCTCATCCTCCGGTAGCTCGTTGTGCTGCGCTTCCGTCATCAGGTCGAGCTCGATCACCTTCTTGCCGGCGGAACGGTCGTTGATCGCGTAATAGGCGACCTCGTTGCGGGTGTAGAACGACACCGACGTATAGGCCTGGCTGACCGGCACGGTGAGCTTGAGCGGCCCGGTGGACAGATCGTACCGGCAGATCGCCACCGCGAAGGCCGGATCCATCAGCGGCATCGGCGAGTTGCTCGGGTCGGCCAGCGGCAGTTGCGTCACCTCGTTGAGCTTGGTCATCGGCGTCAGCCGCGAATAGGCGTCCTGTGAGGCGATCCGCGGCAACGCCAGCACGCTGACGAGATGGACCACGCCGCCGAGCAGCACGCCTGCGAGGATCGTGAACAGCACGCGGATCATGGGCAGCCCGTCGTTGCGATCGAGGGCATCGGCGCGTCGCGCTGCGTGCGAGTCGCGACCCCGACGGGCGTGTCGTAGAGGCGCAGCATCAGCGCGTAGCGCTCGATGCCGCCGGTCGGCAACCAGTTGCCGGCGCGCGAACGCGAGGCGATGTGGATCTCGAACGTGCCGTCGGAGGCCCGCATGATCTCCTGGCTGGTGAAGCCGTAGCGCTGCAGCGAGTTCGCGACGAGGTGGCCCTTGCGGTCGAACAACGTCAGCGTCCAGAACCGCGCCGCCGGCGTCACGCCGCTGACCACGATGTCGCAGCGGCCGTCGAGCGGCTTGTTCTTGTCGTCTGCTGTCGCCGAAAACGCGATGCCGTCGCCGGTGCCGATCGGCAGCTCGCCGCTGCGCGCGATGGTGGCGCGCGAATAGGGGTCGACGTCGGAGGTGCCGTTCTTCGGCCGCGCCGTCCAGGCGCCGATCTTCAGCGTGCCGAGATCGGTGCCGCGCGTCGCCGTCGCGTAGGTCAGGCCGAGGCCGACGGCCGTGGCGATGACGAGTGCCAGCAAGGTGGTGAGGAGGAGCCGCACGTCAGTTCTTGCGTGGCGCAGGTGCTGTCGTGCCGTCCGGTCCGGCCGCGGCAACATAGTTTTCGGGGAACGCCAGCGCGCTCGAGGACTCCGGCTTGCCGGTCTTCGAGGGCTCGTTCAGCGTGGTCTTGTTGGTCGTCTTGGCGGCTTCGTCGAGCAGCTTCTCGACCCGCACCAGGATATCAGCGCCACGCTTGGTCAAGACCGGCGGCGGACCCGGCTTGGTCTCCAGCACGCGCGGCGCCGCGTTGGCCTGGGCATTGGCCTGCGCCGGCTGCGGCGGCAGCTTCTGGCCCATGCCGACGCCGACGAGTTCTTTGACTTCCACGCCCTGATGCGCGGCGACCATGATGTCGTGCCAGGTCTGCGCCGGCAGCGAGCCGCCGGTCATGCGGTTGGTCGGCGAATAATCGTCATTGCCGTACCAGACCGCGCAGGTGAAGTTGCCGGTGTAGCCGACGAACCAGGCGTCGCGATAGGCGTTGGTGGTGCCGGTCTTGCCCGCGGTCGGAATGCCGTCGAGCGCGGCGCGGCGCGCGGTGCCTTCGCTGACCACGTGGCTCATCATGCCGGCCATGTCGGCCGCGATGTTCGGCGGAATGGCTTGCCGCGGCTTCGGGCCGTCGCGGTCCCAGCGCCACACCAGGTCGCCGGCGCCGGTGCGCACCTCGAGTACCGAATGCGGCGTCACCGCCTTGCCGCGGTTCGGGAAGGTCGCGTAGGCCACCGCGTGCTCGATCACCGTGACTTCGTCGGAGCCGATCGGCAGCGATGGCGTATCGGGCAGCGGCGCCTTGAGGCCGAAGCGCCGCGCGATCTCGACGATCTTGGCGCGGCCGGCCTTCGGGCCTTCCTTGCCGCCCAGAGCGATCGAGAGCTTGACCGGCACCACGTTAATCGAGCGGGTGATCGCCTGCGTCAGCGTGACCTGACCCGAATAGGAATGGCCATAGTTCTGCGGGCACCAGTTGCCGATGCAGACCGGGCCGTCGACGATCTTCGAGTTCGGCGTGAAGCCGTTGAGCAGCGCCGTGGTGTAGACGTAGGGCTTGAACGACGAGCCCGGCTGCCGGTAGGCGTCGGTGGCGCGGTTGAACTGACTCGCACCGTAGTCGCGGCCGCCGACCATGGCGCGGATGCCGCCGTCGAGATCGGACACCACGGTCGCGGCCTGGGTCGCGTGATAGTCGCGCCCGAACTGGCGGAGCTG from Bradyrhizobium sp. B124 includes:
- a CDS encoding DUF1214 domain-containing protein; translated protein: MRLLLTTLLALVIATAVGLGLTYATATRGTDLGTLKIGAWTARPKNGTSDVDPYSRATIARSGELPIGTGDGIAFSATADDKNKPLDGRCDIVVSGVTPAARFWTLTLFDRKGHLVANSLQRYGFTSQEIMRASDGTFEIHIASRSRAGNWLPTGGIERYALMLRLYDTPVGVATRTQRDAPMPSIATTGCP
- a CDS encoding PBP1A family penicillin-binding protein, with amino-acid sequence MPSHWKQKVRNFFLDLDARIDSTLFSSGKGLRELYERYSTFMDRFYVGRWKRWVFIEPLSEAATIGLGGMILMLTLAIPAFRETADEDWLKKSDLAVTFLDRYGNPIGSRGIKHNDSIPLEDFPDNLIKATLATEDRRFYDHFGIDVPGLARALVTNAQAGGVRQGGSSITQQLAKNLFLNNERTIERKVKEAFLAIWLETRLTKNEILKLYLDRAYMGGGTFGVDGAAHFYFNKSVRDVNLAEAAMLAGLFKAPTKYAPHINLPAARARANVVLDNLVDAGFMTEGQVFGARRNPAVAVDRRDENSPNYYLDYAFDEMRKLVDTFPKSYTERVFVVRTAIDMNVQKAAEEAIENQLRQFGRDYHATQAATVVSDLDGGIRAMVGGRDYGASQFNRATDAYRQPGSSFKPYVYTTALLNGFTPNSKIVDGPVCIGNWCPQNYGHSYSGQVTLTQAITRSINVVPVKLSIALGGKEGPKAGRAKIVEIARRFGLKAPLPDTPSLPIGSDEVTVIEHAVAYATFPNRGKAVTPHSVLEVRTGAGDLVWRWDRDGPKPRQAIPPNIAADMAGMMSHVVSEGTARRAALDGIPTAGKTGTTNAYRDAWFVGYTGNFTCAVWYGNDDYSPTNRMTGGSLPAQTWHDIMVAAHQGVEVKELVGVGMGQKLPPQPAQANAQANAAPRVLETKPGPPPVLTKRGADILVRVEKLLDEAAKTTNKTTLNEPSKTGKPESSSALAFPENYVAAAGPDGTTAPAPRKN
- a CDS encoding DUF1254 domain-containing protein, whose protein sequence is MIRVLFTILAGVLLGGVVHLVSVLALPRIASQDAYSRLTPMTKLNEVTQLPLADPSNSPMPLMDPAFAVAICRYDLSTGPLKLTVPVSQAYTSVSFYTRNEVAYYAINDRSAGKKVIELDLMTEAQHNELPEDEEVTAADRLIIDSPTSTGLILLKALAPEPGLMPQAQASLAASSCKLQTEPVAAKQEAPPPLPAPAPPPAARNKR
- a CDS encoding LysR family transcriptional regulator; its protein translation is MDIRELRYFAAVYRERNLTAAAKRCFISQPSISAAITHLEAELGTTLFIRHKKGMAPTESAAQFHGIARRIIDEADAARNLFRKPATRQPLTLGLLRTLDQARTIALLKPLTANADLALRLVGANEKADARIVAKTMIGAGEHFIPLWSERYVAALPPSHPLTLKETLRTTDFAGVPMIDRCHCEQQEFFKRTSPPRKPVAIAESEEWAMALVAAGVGVAIVPEGVARGNPDVAVRPIDVDVTRQVGLAYPSAHPPSDALKEFIASLPRQASSRRVRSTTRKMKRA
- a CDS encoding MBL fold metallo-hydrolase, which encodes MRIHHLNTGTMCPIGKRLVNGSGSIFQRARMVCHCLLVESNDGLVLVDTGIGLDDIGDPPRLGRKWVRQTTPRLDPAETAVQQVKALGFSPDDVRHLLLTHLDRDHAGGVPDFAKAKVHVHRKEYDMAVTHQVAPPEGRYITAQWKHGPDWAFYGAGGEDWFGFKGVRALGDREPDILMIPLPGHTLGHCGIAVRDKDKWLLHAGDAYFHHAQLDARPRIPLVLGMFQRRADMDRATRIQNQERLRQLKAAHGSDVTIVNSHDPVDYETCRCGGHALAAS